One segment of Niabella beijingensis DNA contains the following:
- a CDS encoding DUF2326 domain-containing protein has translation MRLIKLSANNPGFKTIEFNRIGLSLIVGKRHNNDYTKNKKDTYNSVGKSLSIALINFCLGSQKNPEFEAKLNDWEFTLQFELSDILFTATRKCNNQGIIYLNNEEKTLKEYTDFLSSRVFEIPENTKYLTFRSLLPRFLRPRKASYNSFDNFIPEEQEFQKVINNAFLLGLDVSLVFKKFNLKDEFDKIEDMRRAFEKDTIIKSFFEQNEDDDFEIDVVDLKVKTQKLEQALSKFEVAEDYHEVVREADELKLQIKALDNKAATIKIALSNIEKSLNITPDIPKKRIEQLYKEAMVSLPDAVIKQLADVEGFNKKILDNRSQRLLKEKLSFEKKLSEIVANSKRLGKLKDARLEYLNSKSALDEFTKMNDQLKELKIKLDSIEKYRQLKQEYKTKSEELKREFSLENTKTSNYLESNRLLLENNILIFKSLAEEFYEHKRAGIEVKSNEGVNKNRFEIRAKIDDDKGDGVNDVKIFCFDWTLLLAKHHHKMEFIFHDSRLLSEIDSRQQASLFNVANKKTIENNLQYIISANQNTLDSVKIEMGEEEYNRIISDNIILELTDESEESKLLGIKIDLDYDKE, from the coding sequence ATGCGGTTAATAAAACTATCAGCAAATAATCCTGGGTTCAAAACAATTGAATTTAACAGGATAGGCCTTTCCCTTATTGTGGGGAAAAGGCATAACAATGACTATACAAAAAATAAAAAGGACACTTACAATAGCGTTGGGAAATCATTGTCTATTGCCTTAATTAATTTTTGCTTGGGCTCGCAAAAGAACCCTGAGTTTGAAGCAAAACTGAATGACTGGGAATTTACATTGCAGTTCGAACTTAGTGATATTTTATTTACCGCTACACGCAAGTGTAATAATCAAGGAATAATTTATTTAAATAATGAAGAGAAAACGCTCAAAGAATATACAGACTTTCTTTCTTCAAGGGTTTTCGAAATTCCAGAGAATACAAAGTACCTGACCTTTCGTTCATTGTTACCACGGTTCCTTCGCCCTCGAAAAGCCAGCTACAACTCCTTCGACAATTTTATTCCTGAAGAGCAAGAATTTCAAAAGGTTATTAACAATGCCTTTCTGTTAGGACTTGATGTTTCACTTGTTTTTAAGAAATTTAACTTAAAAGATGAGTTTGATAAGATTGAGGACATGCGGAGAGCATTTGAAAAAGATACGATTATAAAGTCTTTTTTTGAACAGAATGAAGATGATGACTTTGAAATTGATGTAGTCGATTTAAAAGTGAAAACTCAAAAGCTTGAACAAGCCCTATCAAAATTTGAGGTAGCAGAAGATTATCACGAAGTAGTGAGAGAGGCCGATGAATTAAAATTGCAAATTAAAGCACTTGATAATAAAGCGGCAACCATTAAAATAGCACTTTCCAATATTGAAAAAAGTTTAAATATCACCCCCGATATTCCCAAGAAGCGTATCGAACAGTTGTACAAAGAGGCAATGGTCAGCCTGCCAGATGCTGTTATAAAACAGTTGGCCGATGTTGAGGGGTTTAATAAAAAAATACTGGATAATAGATCCCAACGTTTATTGAAAGAAAAATTGAGTTTCGAGAAAAAACTTTCTGAAATAGTCGCGAACTCTAAGCGATTGGGGAAGCTGAAAGATGCCAGACTTGAATATTTGAATAGTAAAAGTGCTTTAGATGAGTTTACTAAGATGAACGATCAGTTGAAAGAACTAAAAATAAAGCTTGACAGTATTGAAAAGTATCGTCAACTAAAGCAAGAGTATAAAACCAAGTCGGAAGAGTTAAAAAGAGAGTTTAGTTTAGAAAATACCAAAACCTCGAACTACCTGGAAAGCAACCGCCTTTTACTTGAGAACAATATTCTAATCTTCAAATCCCTGGCAGAAGAGTTCTACGAGCATAAAAGGGCGGGAATTGAGGTTAAAAGCAATGAAGGGGTAAATAAAAATAGATTTGAAATAAGAGCAAAAATTGATGATGATAAAGGAGACGGGGTTAATGACGTCAAAATCTTTTGCTTTGATTGGACCCTGCTACTTGCAAAACATCATCACAAAATGGAGTTTATTTTTCATGATAGCCGTCTGTTATCAGAAATAGATTCCAGGCAACAAGCCTCACTCTTTAATGTAGCGAATAAAAAGACAATAGAAAATAATCTTCAATATATCATTTCAGCCAATCAAAATACGCTCGATTCTGTAAAAATTGAAATGGGTGAAGAAGAATATAACAGGATTATTTCTGACAATATTATTCTGGAGCTTACTGATGAATCCGAAGAATCAAAGCTGCTGGGAATCAAGATAGATTTAGATTATGATAAGGAATAA
- a CDS encoding ABC-three component system middle component 6, giving the protein MILPSKHIRISESLIGLGAYLLKYLNDGPKSVDQLWFKVGKQNETKKAFSYHGFDNVVLALNYLFIIGAIDINSEGLIYNAVNKTISK; this is encoded by the coding sequence ATGATTCTACCATCAAAGCATATTAGAATATCAGAATCTTTAATTGGGCTGGGAGCATACCTTTTGAAATACCTAAATGATGGGCCCAAATCGGTTGATCAGCTTTGGTTTAAAGTTGGCAAGCAAAATGAAACAAAAAAGGCTTTTTCGTATCATGGTTTTGACAATGTTGTTTTAGCTTTAAATTATTTATTTATTATTGGAGCTATTGATATTAATTCTGAAGGACTAATTTATAATGCGGTTAATAAAACTATCAGCAAATAA
- a CDS encoding ABC-three component system protein, with protein MFVILTADDLYIARKLFQLEIYKRNGQSYEDFFSKIMRLHNIDFIQIKPQGQFGDRKNDGFIKSTGQYYQVYAPENLSHKEKDTIEKLVTDFNGLYAYWNATVTPILEFNFVLNDKYQGTYPSLHPELTKIEENHVGVKCKPFLSQHLEDIFLKLPHNNIEDVLGKIPTAEDINLNVSNLNEVIEYLISLKDGVSPETFPVNPDFEEKIVFNSLSSPAATFLRYGSYQDGALKDFFKVNSTFAKDDLKNTFSKLYKDAIQEIPDSDSKNDLIFFDIAKKAYPKQGKVYQDAVFVLMAYFFSYCDIFEEPPLKQQQTLFQ; from the coding sequence ATGTTTGTAATCCTAACTGCTGATGATCTATATATTGCTCGAAAGCTATTTCAATTGGAGATTTACAAAAGAAATGGGCAAAGTTATGAAGACTTCTTCTCAAAAATAATGCGGCTGCATAATATTGATTTCATTCAAATTAAACCACAGGGGCAATTTGGTGATAGAAAAAATGATGGATTTATCAAATCGACAGGGCAGTATTATCAAGTATATGCTCCGGAAAATCTTTCACACAAAGAAAAGGATACGATTGAAAAGCTTGTGACCGATTTCAATGGCCTATACGCATACTGGAATGCCACAGTAACGCCAATTTTAGAATTTAATTTTGTATTAAATGATAAGTATCAAGGCACATATCCCTCCTTACATCCGGAATTAACAAAAATAGAAGAAAATCATGTCGGCGTAAAATGCAAGCCATTTTTAAGTCAACATTTAGAAGATATCTTTTTAAAATTACCGCACAATAATATTGAAGATGTACTTGGTAAAATCCCCACAGCAGAAGATATAAACTTAAATGTATCAAATCTTAATGAAGTTATCGAGTACTTAATAAGTTTAAAAGACGGCGTATCACCCGAGACTTTCCCAGTAAATCCAGACTTTGAAGAAAAAATAGTATTTAATTCCCTGAGCTCACCGGCAGCAACATTTCTGCGTTATGGTTCTTATCAAGATGGAGCTCTTAAAGATTTTTTTAAAGTAAACAGCACCTTTGCTAAGGATGATCTCAAGAATACATTTTCGAAATTATATAAAGACGCTATACAGGAAATCCCAGATTCAGATAGTAAAAATGATTTAATCTTTTTTGATATTGCAAAAAAGGCTTATCCTAAACAAGGGAAGGTTTACCAGGATGCTGTGTTTGTTCTAATGGCTTACTTTTTTAGCTATTGTGATATTTTTGAAGAGCCTCCTCTAAAACAACAACAAACTTTGTTTCAATGA
- a CDS encoding nucleotidyl transferase AbiEii/AbiGii toxin family protein, translated as MKEIYLHEHNDFGDLLRILQDESGILDTLIEKDYWIMHSLYGLKKQGYSFQLKGGTSLSKAYGIIDRFSEDIDIHIDPPAVLGINENPKNDKPANSQKKKEYYDQLATEINIPGIIKVTRDTEYDNTKNYNSGGIRLFYHQLTATRQGIKDGILLEAGYDTVMPNKPVTITSWAYEKAKSLAAFPMKDNRAKEIICYDPRYTFVEKLQTIATKYRVEQATGKASNNYMRQYYDIYCLLGQQSVIDFLGTDAYQEHKKRRFPKPDLEIPAKENEAFLLTNTLIRASLELRYQSSQDLYYKGQPSLSEILERIANYIHLM; from the coding sequence ATGAAAGAAATATACCTGCACGAACATAATGATTTTGGTGACCTGCTCCGGATACTACAGGATGAAAGCGGAATACTGGATACACTTATTGAAAAAGATTACTGGATAATGCACAGCCTGTACGGGCTAAAAAAACAGGGATATAGCTTTCAGTTGAAAGGAGGAACCTCTTTATCCAAAGCGTATGGAATCATTGACCGCTTTTCTGAAGATATAGATATCCATATTGATCCGCCAGCAGTATTAGGCATCAACGAAAATCCAAAAAACGATAAACCAGCTAATTCTCAAAAGAAAAAGGAGTATTACGACCAACTGGCAACAGAAATAAACATACCTGGAATAATTAAGGTAACGCGCGACACCGAATACGACAATACAAAAAACTATAATAGTGGCGGTATCCGATTGTTTTATCACCAGTTGACGGCAACCCGCCAGGGCATTAAAGATGGCATTTTACTGGAAGCCGGGTATGATACCGTAATGCCCAACAAACCGGTAACAATAACATCCTGGGCCTATGAAAAGGCTAAAAGCCTGGCAGCCTTTCCCATGAAGGACAACCGGGCAAAGGAAATCATTTGCTACGACCCACGATACACCTTTGTTGAAAAGTTGCAGACCATTGCCACCAAATACCGGGTAGAACAAGCAACCGGGAAAGCCAGCAACAACTACATGCGGCAGTATTATGACATTTATTGCTTACTGGGCCAGCAGTCTGTAATTGATTTTTTGGGAACAGATGCATACCAGGAACACAAAAAAAGGCGGTTTCCAAAGCCTGACCTGGAAATACCGGCCAAAGAAAACGAAGCATTTTTGCTTACCAATACCCTGATCCGGGCCAGCCTTGAACTGCGGTACCAATCTTCCCAGGATCTTTACTACAAAGGCCAGCCTTCTCTTTCAGAAATTTTAGAGCGCATTGCCAATTACATACATCTTATGTAA
- a CDS encoding DUF1080 domain-containing protein: MEKLISGLVLTLLFSSLELFAQSVKLGQYTLTVNKISVSKVKIMGKDAVRVVKDSSIKAVDEPTFARLTGVHFKNGTIEVKVLSRLLPNAPEFARGFIGIAFHINDSNTRYESIYLRPTNGRADDQVRRNHSVQYYAYPDYKFDRLRKESPERYESYADMALNQWITMRIEVTGEQARLFLNGSKQPTLVVNDPKLGPGATGAIGLWVDVGTEGFFSDLNVLKQK, encoded by the coding sequence ATGGAAAAGCTAATTTCGGGGTTGGTTCTTACTTTATTATTTAGCTCCTTGGAGCTGTTTGCACAATCCGTTAAGCTGGGGCAGTATACGCTGACAGTGAATAAGATTTCCGTTTCTAAGGTAAAAATAATGGGCAAGGATGCTGTAAGGGTTGTTAAAGATTCATCCATAAAAGCTGTGGATGAGCCGACCTTTGCCAGGTTAACCGGTGTTCATTTCAAAAACGGCACTATCGAAGTGAAAGTGCTTAGCAGGCTGCTCCCCAACGCACCAGAATTTGCAAGAGGCTTCATCGGCATTGCCTTCCATATTAATGACAGCAATACAAGATACGAGAGCATATATCTAAGACCCACAAATGGAAGAGCCGATGATCAGGTGCGCAGGAACCATTCCGTACAGTATTATGCCTATCCGGATTACAAATTTGACCGGTTGCGCAAGGAATCACCAGAGCGGTATGAATCCTATGCTGATATGGCGTTAAATCAGTGGATCACGATGCGTATTGAGGTGACGGGTGAGCAGGCCCGACTGTTTCTTAATGGCAGCAAGCAGCCCACTCTTGTGGTAAACGACCCGAAGCTTGGGCCAGGGGCGACTGGAGCCATCGGACTATGGGTGGATGTTGGAACCGAGGGCTTCTTTTCTGATTTAAACGTGCTAAAACAAAAGTAG
- a CDS encoding NADPH-dependent F420 reductase, whose protein sequence is MTTISKVAIIGLGNIGQVVAANLAKSNRSFIAADRNIAKAKELSAQWGVSARPEEIPAAVKEADIVALSIPFGSIAGFIKQYAGDLEDKIIVDLSNPIAPDENGGFKKIIAQNESAGKINAASLPRNAKLAKALGTLGAASLANTAFQSPERSVLFYATDDSSIDGLVEQLILDTGFDPVRVGGLDQSMRIEVFGDLHEFGALGKTVTASEAKSVL, encoded by the coding sequence ATGACAACAATATCTAAAGTAGCCATAATAGGCTTGGGCAATATCGGACAGGTAGTAGCGGCTAACCTGGCAAAGTCCAATCGCTCCTTTATTGCTGCGGACAGAAACATAGCAAAAGCCAAAGAACTTTCAGCACAATGGGGCGTTTCAGCCAGGCCGGAAGAAATACCGGCTGCCGTAAAAGAGGCTGATATTGTGGCTCTTTCGATTCCTTTTGGCTCCATTGCAGGATTTATAAAGCAATATGCAGGGGATTTAGAAGACAAAATCATTGTGGATCTCTCCAATCCCATTGCGCCTGATGAAAATGGCGGGTTTAAAAAAATTATTGCACAAAACGAATCAGCAGGCAAAATTAATGCAGCTTCGCTTCCCCGTAATGCAAAGCTCGCAAAAGCCCTCGGAACCTTGGGTGCGGCGTCATTGGCTAATACTGCGTTTCAATCGCCCGAAAGATCCGTCCTTTTTTATGCTACAGATGATTCCAGTATTGATGGCCTGGTGGAGCAATTGATCCTTGATACAGGCTTTGATCCGGTTCGTGTTGGAGGACTTGATCAGTCCATGCGCATTGAGGTATTTGGTGATCTTCACGAATTTGGTGCGTTAGGTAAAACGGTAACAGCATCAGAAGCAAAAAGTGTTCTATAA
- a CDS encoding Crp/Fnr family transcriptional regulator — translation MKENLIQASAEPLINYFNALIPLNAEETNLVTSLFKPRLYRKRQYVLQEGNVCNEFSFVVRGCLRMYKIDDKGNTHIIQFAAENWWTVDIGSFHGRKPSALNIDALEDTMLLQINYDNLILLYTQAPKFDRIFRVLIENSYVTLQNRLLQNISSTAEERYLSFMQVYAHLSNRLSQTQIASFLGITPEFLSRLRNKMAKKKS, via the coding sequence ATGAAAGAGAACTTAATACAAGCTTCCGCAGAGCCGCTAATTAACTATTTTAATGCATTGATCCCTTTAAATGCAGAGGAAACCAACCTAGTTACTTCGCTTTTCAAACCGCGGCTGTATCGCAAAAGGCAATATGTGCTCCAGGAAGGAAATGTATGCAATGAATTTAGCTTTGTTGTTAGGGGATGCTTGCGGATGTATAAAATTGACGATAAAGGGAACACACATATTATCCAGTTTGCTGCAGAAAATTGGTGGACGGTAGATATTGGCAGCTTTCATGGCAGAAAACCATCGGCATTAAATATCGACGCCCTGGAAGACACTATGCTTTTACAGATCAATTATGACAACCTGATTTTGCTTTATACCCAGGCACCCAAATTTGACCGGATCTTCCGGGTGCTCATAGAAAACAGCTATGTCACGCTGCAAAATCGCCTTTTGCAGAACATTAGCTCCACCGCTGAGGAACGTTATCTTTCCTTTATGCAGGTATACGCGCACCTGTCCAACCGCTTGTCACAAACGCAGATCGCTTCCTTTTTAGGCATTACGCCAGAGTTTTTAAGCCGGTTGCGGAATAAGATGGCGAAGAAAAAGTCTTAA
- a CDS encoding cupin domain-containing protein, producing MENPEIEKAKVFIIVEILEYIPNSVVIKTIIRKTTGNVSAVSFDSGEALSEKTSPFDTFIQIIDGRAEVLIDGNSSLLQTGQSIIIPAHSRNTIKANERFKMISTIIKSGYEQ from the coding sequence TTGGAAAATCCGGAAATAGAAAAAGCTAAGGTCTTCATTATTGTCGAAATATTGGAATATATTCCCAATTCGGTTGTCATCAAAACAATTATTCGAAAAACAACCGGAAACGTCAGCGCTGTTTCATTTGATTCCGGAGAGGCGCTGTCTGAAAAAACATCTCCCTTTGATACTTTTATTCAGATAATAGATGGAAGGGCTGAAGTACTGATCGATGGCAATTCAAGCTTGCTGCAAACCGGTCAATCCATAATCATTCCGGCCCATTCCCGGAATACTATAAAAGCGAATGAACGTTTTAAAATGATTTCAACAATCATCAAGAGTGGCTATGAACAATAG
- a CDS encoding sensor histidine kinase, which yields MKSAIEDNASTALGEQTIPKRFISVLAHEIRNPLTNINLSLHILKSGISDDRLIPFLNIIDRSSERIDGLLKNLLNFRDTDEPTEQYNAVYKLLDEALALTADRILLKQIKVNKNYDKQRCAIILNRSQMCLAITNIIINAIDAMPTDNGKLSLLTKTIDEGYIIQIEDNGCGISKDDLKNIFSPFFTKRPGGLGLGLAVAYDILISNHVKVKVESELLKGTRFILLFKKPFFIVPEIAD from the coding sequence ATGAAATCAGCAATTGAGGATAATGCCTCAACCGCATTGGGGGAACAAACCATTCCTAAACGGTTTATTTCTGTATTGGCACATGAGATCCGGAACCCATTGACGAATATCAATCTATCGCTGCATATTTTAAAATCGGGAATTTCTGATGACCGATTGATTCCCTTTCTGAATATTATTGACCGGAGCTCGGAAAGGATTGATGGCCTCCTAAAAAATTTACTTAATTTCCGGGATACAGATGAACCAACCGAACAATATAATGCCGTTTATAAGTTATTAGATGAGGCACTGGCCCTCACTGCCGACAGGATTCTATTAAAGCAGATTAAAGTAAATAAAAATTACGACAAACAGCGCTGTGCAATTATACTTAACAGGTCTCAGATGTGCCTCGCCATTACCAATATTATCATCAACGCAATTGATGCTATGCCCACAGATAATGGCAAATTAAGTCTTTTGACAAAAACAATTGATGAGGGATATATAATACAAATAGAGGATAATGGCTGCGGTATTTCTAAAGATGATCTGAAGAACATTTTCAGTCCGTTTTTTACAAAAAGACCAGGAGGACTGGGGTTAGGACTGGCAGTTGCTTACGATATACTGATTTCTAATCACGTAAAGGTAAAAGTAGAATCAGAATTACTAAAAGGCACCCGGTTTATTCTATTATTTAAAAAACCTTTTTTCATCGTTCCGGAAATCGCTGATTGA
- a CDS encoding helix-turn-helix domain-containing protein: MGIVGTFAAEGINANTALLKLYIKNMVCIRCKMVVKDELVKLGLHYALIELGEIEVIENITNEQREFLKIALLKSGLELMDDKKSVLIQKIKNAIIELVHYSEDPLAVNLSGYLSDKLHYNYTYLANLFSEVQGITIEKFFIAHKIERVKELLVYNELKLTEIAYLMHYSSVAHLSNQFKKVTGLTPSHFKQLKDKRRSMLDNL, encoded by the coding sequence ATGGGAATAGTAGGTACATTTGCAGCAGAAGGCATTAACGCCAACACCGCTCTTTTGAAATTATATATTAAAAATATGGTTTGTATCCGTTGCAAAATGGTGGTGAAGGATGAACTTGTTAAATTGGGGTTGCATTACGCATTAATAGAGTTGGGAGAGATAGAGGTTATCGAAAATATCACCAATGAACAACGTGAGTTTTTGAAGATAGCGCTATTGAAATCGGGGCTTGAACTTATGGATGATAAAAAAAGCGTACTGATTCAAAAAATAAAAAATGCCATTATTGAACTGGTTCATTATTCAGAAGACCCCTTGGCTGTTAATCTCTCCGGCTACTTAAGCGATAAGCTGCATTACAATTATACCTACCTGGCTAATCTTTTCTCCGAGGTGCAGGGGATAACAATCGAAAAATTCTTTATTGCGCATAAAATTGAGCGTGTAAAAGAATTACTGGTATATAACGAGCTAAAGCTTACTGAAATTGCTTATCTGATGCATTATAGCAGCGTGGCCCATCTGTCTAATCAATTCAAAAAGGTGACAGGACTTACCCCCTCTCATTTTAAGCAGCTCAAGGATAAACGGCGGTCGATGCTGGATAACTTATAG
- a CDS encoding Na+/H+ antiporter gives MVHQNLLIVLVLFFFMVLLYLLSERVKMSYPIFLVIGGLSISFVPGIPNVNIDPDIVFLIFLPPLLFEAAWNTSWRSFLTWKRSIFSMGFGLVFSTSLAVAYLSIMIIPDFTLALGFLLGGIISPPDAVAATSILKGMKMPRSGLTILEGESLVNDAASLTVFRFATVAILTNQFVFRKATIDFAVLAFMGVAVGLVVAYLLFWILRSWAKSSRMTTPITIIAPYLMYVIAEEFHWSGVLAVVSGGLYLSSHAKDFLNYRTRLQNKEVWNILVFLLNGFVFILIGLELPMIVEGLGSYSLKEAIGYGLLISGIVILIRIILVYLTFFLPRLLSSSIRRKEPTQGWKLPFIIGWAGMRGVVSLAAALTIPLTMDNGSSFPHRNLILFITFVVILITLVFQGLTLPVFLRILKVEDAKENLLPNEQMDAIRLRLARQSATYLESNYSSEMAEYSSIQRIMEQIRRTINATAAGKEQDEKDLLDSAQDLNKKILLELLQLRRLGLHSIHEENLYDEEVIRDLENNLDLEESRLNKR, from the coding sequence ATGGTTCATCAAAATCTTCTGATTGTCCTGGTTCTGTTCTTTTTTATGGTGCTGTTATATCTTTTAAGTGAGCGGGTGAAGATGTCCTATCCTATTTTTCTAGTAATTGGCGGCCTTAGTATTTCTTTTGTGCCGGGCATTCCTAATGTCAATATTGATCCCGATATCGTCTTCCTGATATTTCTACCTCCGTTGCTTTTTGAAGCAGCCTGGAATACTTCCTGGAGGAGTTTTCTGACCTGGAAGCGTTCCATTTTCTCGATGGGGTTTGGCCTGGTGTTTTCCACATCTCTGGCCGTTGCTTATTTATCCATAATGATCATCCCTGATTTTACGCTCGCGTTGGGTTTTTTGCTAGGTGGCATTATCTCGCCTCCGGACGCCGTAGCAGCTACTTCTATATTAAAGGGAATGAAAATGCCGAGGAGTGGCCTTACTATTCTGGAAGGAGAAAGCCTTGTAAATGATGCAGCTTCTCTAACTGTTTTCAGGTTCGCAACAGTTGCCATACTGACCAATCAGTTTGTTTTTAGAAAAGCGACAATCGATTTTGCAGTGCTTGCATTTATGGGCGTTGCTGTAGGGCTTGTTGTGGCCTATTTACTGTTCTGGATACTTCGTTCATGGGCAAAATCATCCCGTATGACTACCCCCATAACTATTATTGCTCCATACCTGATGTACGTTATTGCAGAAGAATTTCACTGGTCCGGGGTACTTGCTGTAGTTAGCGGAGGACTGTATCTGTCTTCCCACGCAAAGGATTTTCTTAATTACCGTACACGACTTCAAAATAAGGAGGTATGGAATATATTGGTTTTTTTGCTGAATGGCTTTGTCTTTATCCTCATTGGTCTGGAACTGCCTATGATCGTGGAAGGGCTTGGAAGTTATTCCCTGAAGGAGGCTATTGGATATGGCCTCCTTATTAGTGGCATTGTTATATTGATCAGAATTATCCTGGTTTATCTCACCTTTTTCCTGCCTCGTCTCCTGAGCAGCAGCATAAGAAGAAAAGAACCAACGCAGGGATGGAAGCTTCCGTTTATTATTGGCTGGGCCGGTATGCGCGGAGTAGTTTCACTGGCTGCTGCCCTTACTATTCCGCTGACAATGGATAATGGGAGCAGTTTTCCACACCGTAACCTGATCTTGTTTATTACTTTTGTGGTAATCCTGATAACGCTGGTTTTTCAAGGCCTTACCCTGCCCGTTTTCTTACGGATTCTTAAGGTGGAGGACGCAAAGGAGAACCTTCTCCCAAATGAACAGATGGATGCCATTCGGTTACGCCTTGCCAGGCAGTCGGCCACATACCTGGAATCCAATTATTCGTCAGAAATGGCGGAATACAGCTCTATACAACGCATCATGGAACAAATTCGCAGAACTATTAATGCAACTGCGGCAGGTAAAGAACAAGACGAAAAAGACCTCCTGGATTCAGCCCAGGATCTCAATAAAAAGATTCTGCTTGAGCTATTGCAACTCCGGAGGTTGGGGCTGCACAGCATACATGAGGAAAATCTATATGATGAAGAGGTGATAAGAGATCTGGAGAACAACCTCGATCTGGAGGAATCCAGGCTAAATAAGCGTTGA
- a CDS encoding RNA recognition motif domain-containing protein, producing MNMYVSNLGFYASDDDLRELFRPFGQVSSAKVIMDRATGKSRGFGFVEMGSLGDAALAMRELDGKDVEGRRINVSAANQREDRSDKRRW from the coding sequence ATGAACATGTATGTTTCTAATCTGGGGTTTTATGCCTCAGACGATGATTTACGCGAACTTTTCAGACCTTTTGGTCAGGTGTCCTCAGCAAAAGTAATCATGGACAGGGCCACTGGTAAGAGCCGGGGCTTCGGTTTCGTGGAAATGGGTTCTTTAGGGGATGCCGCTTTAGCAATGAGAGAACTGGACGGAAAGGATGTTGAAGGCCGCAGGATCAACGTTTCTGCTGCTAATCAAAGAGAAGACCGGTCTGATAAAAGAAGGTGGTAG
- a CDS encoding fatty acid desaturase family protein produces the protein MKVLSDLTDPTYTDKSRFNSYERFWLGFMNDKRDLPFLYLLTRIHLFILPVAVLLFTPLLSGWIWWLTALVYFYFSQFYFKGRFGLMFHCLCHRKMFKPGYQQKIHGYISWIICPLFGHTPESYFSHHMGMHHVENNDEEDSSSTMPYQRDSLRGFLLYFFHFLFKGVIETFQYLYTRKRKKLYTRLTVGECSYIAFCIVLCFLNLKATLIVFVFPLLFARLVMMLGNWAQHSFIDNENPGNIYTNAINCINTPYNHTCWNDGYHIIHHLRPGMHYTEMPLEFFKKQDEFARQKAIIFDGIHYLHVFYYLMTKRYDKLARNLVNINNTFETEAQAISLMKKRIQKIPGRHAHI, from the coding sequence ATGAAAGTATTATCCGATTTAACAGATCCTACTTATACGGACAAGAGCCGGTTTAACTCTTATGAACGATTCTGGCTGGGCTTTATGAACGATAAAAGAGACCTGCCCTTTCTATACCTGCTGACCCGGATCCACCTATTTATACTTCCTGTAGCAGTGCTACTGTTTACACCCCTATTAAGCGGATGGATCTGGTGGCTGACAGCCCTTGTTTATTTTTACTTTTCTCAATTCTATTTTAAAGGTCGCTTCGGATTGATGTTTCATTGCCTGTGTCACAGGAAAATGTTCAAGCCCGGATATCAGCAAAAAATTCATGGCTACATCAGCTGGATCATTTGCCCGTTATTCGGGCATACACCAGAAAGCTACTTTAGCCATCACATGGGCATGCATCATGTCGAAAACAATGATGAGGAAGACTCCAGTAGCACTATGCCCTATCAACGGGATAGCTTAAGGGGCTTTTTACTTTATTTCTTCCACTTTCTTTTTAAAGGTGTAATAGAAACTTTTCAGTATCTATACACCCGCAAGCGGAAAAAATTATATACCCGTCTGACAGTAGGAGAATGCAGCTATATCGCTTTTTGTATTGTACTTTGCTTTTTAAATCTGAAAGCAACTCTGATCGTGTTTGTATTTCCTTTACTCTTTGCAAGATTGGTTATGATGCTGGGAAACTGGGCGCAACATTCTTTTATCGACAATGAAAATCCCGGAAATATCTATACCAATGCTATTAACTGTATCAATACACCATATAATCATACCTGCTGGAATGATGGATATCATATCATACATCACTTAAGGCCGGGAATGCATTACACAGAAATGCCGCTGGAATTCTTTAAAAAACAGGATGAGTTCGCCCGTCAAAAAGCCATTATCTTTGACGGAATTCACTATCTCCACGTTTTTTATTACCTAATGACGAAGCGGTACGATAAATTGGCCAGGAACCTGGTCAATATCAATAATACATTCGAAACGGAAGCGCAAGCCATTTCCCTGATGAAGAAACGCATTCAAAAAATCCCGGGAAGACATGCACACATATAA